One stretch of Pigmentiphaga aceris DNA includes these proteins:
- a CDS encoding paraquat-inducible protein A, translating into MTGCHVCGLVQRVTPGQAATCPRCEARVHMRKPDSLSRSWALLLAAYVLYIPANLLPMMVTSTIFGVQQDTIMSGVVLFWTSGSWMLAVIVFTASILVPLLKLFAMTYLLLTVGRRSAAEPESRTRLYRIVELIGRWSMLDVFVVALVVALVQIRSLATITAGAGTTAFGAVVVLTLLASRCFDSRLIWDHARQENSHD; encoded by the coding sequence ATGACGGGCTGCCACGTATGCGGCCTGGTGCAACGTGTCACGCCAGGGCAGGCCGCAACCTGCCCGCGTTGTGAAGCTCGTGTCCACATGCGCAAGCCCGACAGTCTGTCGCGCAGCTGGGCCTTGTTGCTGGCCGCCTACGTCTTGTATATCCCCGCGAATCTGCTGCCGATGATGGTCACGTCCACCATCTTCGGTGTGCAGCAGGACACCATCATGAGCGGCGTGGTGCTGTTCTGGACCTCTGGTTCCTGGATGCTGGCGGTCATCGTATTCACGGCCAGCATTCTGGTGCCTTTGCTCAAGCTCTTTGCCATGACCTACCTGCTGCTGACAGTTGGCCGTCGGTCGGCGGCCGAACCGGAATCCCGCACCCGGCTGTACCGGATCGTTGAACTCATCGGCCGCTGGTCCATGCTGGACGTGTTTGTCGTGGCCCTGGTGGTTGCCCTCGTTCAGATCCGCTCCCTTGCAACCATCACGGCGGGGGCGGGCACCACCGCCTTCGGCGCGGTGGTTGTGTTGACCCTGCTTGCCTCACGTTGTTTCGACTCCCGATTGATCTGGGATCACGCCCGCCAAGAGAACTCCCATGACTGA
- a CDS encoding paraquat-inducible protein A, giving the protein MPISPTHDSAAAVARQHDEHVLEAPPHTVQTLVACHECDELQYLSPLARCEVAHCIRCGATIAEGERWRPEPFAAFVLTTLIVFLIANAFPIVSLQVQGSETQTTLFGAVYTLYDQHQDFIALLVLATTIAFPMLELALMFGVLLTLRRFYATRWFRLSLRLIQAIRPWKMIEVFMIGVLVTLVKLWSIATIIPGVALWAFALLTFMLGGVAMFDPAQLWRRVPLADEAT; this is encoded by the coding sequence ATGCCTATTTCCCCCACGCATGACTCCGCCGCAGCCGTGGCGCGCCAGCACGACGAGCATGTGTTGGAAGCGCCGCCGCATACTGTGCAAACCCTTGTCGCCTGCCACGAGTGCGACGAGCTTCAGTATTTGAGTCCGCTGGCGCGTTGCGAGGTCGCGCATTGCATTCGTTGCGGGGCAACGATTGCCGAGGGTGAGCGCTGGCGTCCCGAGCCCTTCGCGGCGTTTGTGCTCACCACGCTGATCGTATTCCTGATCGCCAACGCCTTCCCCATCGTCAGCCTGCAGGTGCAGGGGTCCGAGACTCAGACCACCTTGTTCGGTGCGGTCTACACGCTTTACGACCAGCATCAGGACTTCATCGCTTTGCTGGTGCTCGCCACCACCATCGCCTTCCCGATGCTGGAACTGGCATTGATGTTCGGCGTGCTGCTGACGCTGCGCCGCTTTTACGCCACGCGCTGGTTCAGGCTGTCGCTGCGTCTGATCCAGGCGATACGCCCGTGGAAGATGATCGAGGTGTTCATGATCGGCGTGCTGGTGACCCTGGTGAAGCTGTGGTCGATTGCCACCATCATCCCCGGCGTGGCGCTGTGGGCGTTTGCATTGCTGACCTTCATGCTGGGCGGCGTGGCAATGTTTGATCCCGCACAGCTTTGGCGTCGCGTGCCGCTCGCGGACGAAGCCACATGA
- the rnhB gene encoding ribonuclease HII, which yields MIIAGVDEAGRGPLAGPVYAAAVILDISRPIAGLADSKILSEPMRDALALEIRERALAWSIASASVEEIDEINILQATMLAMERAVVGLSTLPDLVRVDGNRLPRLSCRGEAIVKGDATVPAISAASILAKTARDADLRLLHEAYPAYGFDQHKGYGTALHLSQLASLGPCPAHRRSFAPVRNALSVAIGTTISLSPSAT from the coding sequence ATGATCATTGCCGGTGTCGACGAGGCCGGTCGTGGCCCGCTGGCCGGGCCTGTGTACGCTGCGGCAGTGATCCTCGATATCTCCCGCCCGATTGCTGGCCTGGCCGATTCCAAGATCCTGTCCGAGCCGATGCGTGATGCGCTCGCGCTCGAAATCCGCGAACGCGCGCTGGCCTGGTCGATTGCCAGCGCAAGCGTCGAAGAAATCGACGAGATCAACATCTTGCAGGCAACCATGCTGGCCATGGAACGCGCCGTGGTTGGCTTGTCGACCTTGCCCGACTTGGTGCGCGTAGACGGCAACCGACTGCCGCGTCTGTCCTGCCGGGGCGAAGCTATCGTGAAGGGCGACGCCACGGTGCCCGCCATTTCTGCGGCATCGATTCTTGCCAAGACCGCGCGTGATGCCGATCTGCGGCTGCTGCACGAAGCCTATCCCGCCTATGGGTTCGATCAGCACAAGGGATACGGCACTGCCTTGCATCTGAGCCAGCTTGCGTCCCTGGGGCCATGCCCGGCCCACCGTCGCAGCTTTGCGCCCGTGCGCAATGCTTTGAGTGTGGCGATTGGCACCACAATCAGTCTTTCTCCGAGCGCGACATGA
- a CDS encoding TrmH family RNA methyltransferase: MKHIASRDNAEFKALRRLVEQAGARRKAGAAVLEGVHLCQTWLAVNGPPEQAIVDARRADRPEIAALLAALPDACIRVLDAGLIDALESVPAGQGILFVVPTPAPALPSGIGENCVLLDRIQDPGNVGSILRSCAAAGIRRVFLSEDTAHAWSPKVLRSGQGAHFSLTIHENVDLLALGDRLEVPMIATALDNADSLHSVLMPAAVAWVFGNEGQGVHPALQSRAMRRVYIPQEAAAESLNVAAAAAVCLFEQRRQHLFAR, from the coding sequence ATGAAACACATTGCATCGCGCGACAACGCCGAATTCAAGGCTTTGCGACGCCTGGTCGAACAGGCTGGCGCACGCCGAAAGGCCGGTGCCGCCGTGCTGGAGGGCGTGCACCTGTGCCAGACCTGGTTGGCCGTCAATGGTCCCCCAGAGCAAGCAATTGTGGACGCCCGGCGTGCCGACCGGCCAGAGATCGCGGCACTGTTGGCAGCACTGCCCGACGCCTGCATTCGCGTGCTCGATGCCGGCTTGATCGACGCGCTGGAAAGCGTACCGGCAGGGCAGGGCATCTTGTTCGTCGTGCCCACGCCAGCGCCCGCGCTGCCTTCGGGAATCGGTGAAAACTGCGTGTTGCTCGACCGTATCCAGGACCCGGGAAATGTGGGGTCCATCCTGCGTTCCTGTGCTGCGGCGGGCATCCGTCGGGTGTTCCTTTCGGAAGACACGGCGCATGCCTGGTCACCCAAGGTCTTGCGTTCCGGCCAGGGCGCGCACTTCTCGCTCACCATCCACGAAAACGTCGATTTGCTGGCCTTGGGCGACCGCCTGGAAGTGCCGATGATTGCCACCGCGCTGGACAACGCCGACAGCCTTCACTCGGTCTTAATGCCCGCTGCGGTAGCCTGGGTCTTTGGTAATGAAGGACAAGGCGTTCACCCAGCGTTACAAAGCCGGGCCATGCGTCGCGTGTACATTCCTCAGGAGGCTGCGGCCGAGTCGCTCAACGTGGCCGCCGCAGCTGCGGTCTGCCTGTTCGAGCAGCGCCGCCAGCACTTGTTCGCGCGCTGA
- a CDS encoding PqiC family protein: protein MKSVAPLTIRNAEYVVGDADRGVNAAPRAGGLRRAGAVGLAALAALVIAGCASSPKSSFYTLSGDAPPAPIGAPRYSVAVMVASIPDSIDRPQVVLRTGNGRVEIREEQRWAGSLKDDIGQTFADDLARALPDASVYTQNRAGAGSDPTYRLAIGVQRFDSVLGQRVDVDLQWTLTEKGQARLQCRQAASVRVAAATDEVEALVAAHRQAIEQVAERAAAAIVDVRTAPAGMTGLCAS from the coding sequence ATGAAGTCAGTCGCCCCCTTGACCATCCGCAATGCAGAGTACGTCGTGGGCGACGCAGACAGGGGCGTCAATGCCGCCCCGCGTGCGGGTGGTCTGCGGCGCGCAGGCGCAGTGGGCCTGGCTGCGCTTGCCGCCCTGGTCATCGCCGGATGCGCAAGCTCGCCCAAGTCCAGCTTCTACACCTTGAGCGGCGACGCACCGCCCGCACCAATCGGCGCACCGCGTTATTCCGTGGCCGTCATGGTGGCATCGATTCCTGACAGCATCGACCGACCGCAAGTCGTGCTGCGCACCGGCAACGGCCGGGTCGAGATCCGGGAAGAACAGCGCTGGGCGGGTTCCTTGAAGGATGACATCGGCCAGACCTTTGCCGATGACTTGGCGCGTGCCTTGCCCGATGCATCGGTGTACACGCAGAACCGCGCTGGCGCAGGGTCTGACCCGACCTACCGCCTGGCAATCGGCGTGCAACGCTTTGACTCGGTCCTGGGCCAGCGGGTTGACGTGGATCTGCAATGGACCCTGACCGAGAAAGGCCAGGCGCGTCTGCAATGCCGTCAGGCAGCGAGCGTGCGGGTGGCGGCTGCAACCGACGAAGTGGAGGCCCTGGTGGCCGCCCATCGTCAGGCCATCGAACAGGTTGCCGAACGTGCCGCTGCCGCCATCGTGGACGTGCGCACTGCGCCCGCAGGGATGACGGGTCTGTGCGCCAGTTGA
- a CDS encoding intermembrane transport protein PqiB, with amino-acid sequence MTDPGPIRPASDPAPDPVSKPAPDVPQARRVTPHRRIPSLIWLVPILAAVIGLSLFIKSVTDRGPEITISFLKAEGLEAGKTKIKYKDVDIGNVTSVRLSADKSKALAVVRLNKDASSFAVQGSRFWIVRPRVGAGGVSGLGTLLSGAYLGVDAGKSQEAADEFTGLEVPPPITTDVPGKQFVLQSAELGSLDIGSPIYYRRLPVGQVIGFGLDKTGHGIEVLAFVNAPYDRYVTQDTRFWHASGLQIDLTASGLSVDAQSVASVLAGGIAFQEPPGTQLGEPVAEETEFTLAENQAEAMKNDASAITALTFYNQSLRGLSVGAPVDFRGVVVGEVVSVDIQFDREKKTFVQPVTLRIYPERFFKSAARDSQAILAGMVERGFRAQLRQSSLLTGQLYVAVDFFPKAPAAKLAVADKTVTLPTMPGGLDELQAAVEEIIGKVRKIPFDTIGRNVDKTLVTADKTLTTINTQTLVEINKTLAQARDAIARVDKELTPEARGVLAEARRTLQSASTTLSPDAPLQADVRDTLQELSRTARSLRNVADYLERHPEALLRGKPGEVP; translated from the coding sequence ATGACTGACCCCGGTCCGATCCGTCCCGCTTCCGATCCCGCTCCCGATCCGGTTTCCAAGCCCGCGCCCGACGTGCCCCAGGCGCGTCGTGTGACGCCCCATCGACGCATTCCCTCGCTGATCTGGCTGGTGCCCATCCTGGCCGCCGTGATCGGCCTGTCGCTGTTCATCAAGTCAGTGACCGATCGCGGGCCCGAGATCACCATCAGCTTCCTGAAGGCCGAAGGTCTGGAAGCAGGCAAGACCAAGATCAAATACAAGGACGTGGACATCGGCAACGTCACCAGCGTGCGCCTGTCCGCCGACAAGTCGAAAGCGCTGGCCGTGGTGCGCCTGAACAAGGATGCATCCAGCTTTGCCGTGCAAGGCAGCCGCTTCTGGATCGTGCGTCCACGCGTGGGTGCGGGCGGCGTAAGCGGGTTGGGCACGCTGCTGTCGGGAGCCTATCTGGGTGTGGATGCCGGCAAGTCGCAGGAAGCGGCTGACGAGTTCACCGGCTTGGAAGTGCCGCCCCCGATCACGACCGATGTTCCGGGTAAACAATTCGTGCTGCAAAGCGCGGAATTGGGTTCGCTGGATATCGGTTCGCCGATCTACTACCGTCGTCTGCCGGTGGGGCAGGTGATCGGCTTCGGTCTGGACAAGACCGGCCACGGCATCGAGGTGCTGGCTTTCGTCAACGCCCCCTACGATCGCTACGTGACCCAGGACACCCGTTTCTGGCATGCCAGCGGCCTGCAGATCGACCTGACGGCGTCTGGCCTGAGTGTGGATGCGCAATCGGTTGCCAGCGTGCTGGCAGGTGGCATTGCCTTCCAGGAACCACCGGGTACCCAGCTGGGTGAGCCGGTCGCCGAAGAAACCGAATTCACCCTCGCCGAAAATCAGGCCGAGGCAATGAAAAACGATGCCAGCGCCATTACCGCGCTGACCTTCTACAACCAGTCTCTACGCGGCCTGTCCGTGGGGGCGCCGGTGGACTTCCGTGGCGTAGTGGTGGGCGAGGTGGTGTCGGTCGACATCCAGTTCGACCGCGAAAAGAAAACCTTCGTGCAGCCCGTCACCTTGCGCATCTACCCCGAGCGTTTCTTCAAGAGCGCGGCGCGTGACAGCCAGGCCATTCTGGCCGGCATGGTTGAACGAGGCTTCCGCGCACAGCTGCGTCAGTCCAGCCTGCTGACCGGTCAGTTGTACGTGGCGGTGGACTTCTTCCCGAAGGCACCGGCAGCCAAACTGGCTGTTGCCGACAAGACCGTCACCTTGCCGACCATGCCTGGCGGGCTGGATGAGCTGCAGGCCGCCGTGGAAGAGATCATCGGCAAGGTTCGCAAGATTCCGTTCGACACCATCGGCCGCAACGTCGACAAGACCCTGGTCACCGCAGACAAGACACTGACCACGATCAACACGCAGACATTGGTGGAGATCAACAAGACGCTGGCACAGGCCCGTGACGCCATCGCGCGTGTCGACAAGGAATTGACGCCCGAGGCACGGGGTGTGCTTGCCGAAGCTCGCCGCACGCTGCAATCGGCCAGCACGACCTTGTCGCCGGACGCCCCGCTGCAAGCCGACGTGCGCGATACCTTGCAGGAACTGTCACGCACTGCGCGCTCGCTGCGCAACGTTGCCGATTATCTTGAACGCCATCCCGAAGCCTTGCTGCGCGGGAAACCTGGAGAAGTGCCATGA